The following proteins are co-located in the Planococcus plakortidis genome:
- the hemB gene encoding porphobilinogen synthase, whose protein sequence is MKDLKFDRHRRLRGSANLRAMVRETSVQKEDFIYPIFVVEGEDYKQEISSMPGVYHYSIDRLGEELDEVVELGIPSVILFGVPKDKDPVGSQAYHDHAITQEAIRFAKQRHPELVVIADTCLCQYTDHGHCGVIEDGVILNDESLDLLARTAVSQAKAGADIIAPSNMMDGFVAAIRYGLDEAGFSHIPIMSYGVKYASAYYGPFREAAHSTPQFGDRKTYQMDPANRMEALREASSDVNEGADFMIVKPALSYLDIIREVRDNFDIPIVAYNVSGEYAMVKAAAQNGWVDEEKIVLETLLSMKRAGADILMSYHAKDAVRWLEGK, encoded by the coding sequence ATGAAAGACTTGAAATTCGACCGCCACCGCCGCCTGCGCGGTTCAGCGAATCTTCGTGCAATGGTCCGTGAAACCTCCGTACAGAAAGAGGATTTCATCTATCCGATCTTTGTCGTGGAAGGCGAAGACTATAAACAAGAAATCTCCTCGATGCCAGGCGTCTACCATTATTCAATCGACCGCCTTGGCGAGGAATTGGATGAAGTGGTCGAGCTCGGCATCCCGTCCGTCATTTTGTTCGGTGTCCCGAAAGACAAAGACCCGGTCGGCTCGCAGGCTTACCACGATCACGCCATCACGCAGGAAGCGATCCGTTTTGCCAAACAGCGCCATCCGGAACTCGTCGTCATCGCCGATACGTGCCTGTGCCAATATACAGACCACGGCCATTGCGGCGTCATCGAAGACGGCGTCATCCTGAACGATGAGTCGCTCGACCTGTTGGCGCGCACCGCTGTGTCCCAGGCGAAAGCCGGGGCAGACATCATCGCCCCGTCGAATATGATGGACGGCTTTGTCGCAGCGATCCGCTACGGCCTTGATGAAGCGGGATTCAGCCATATCCCGATCATGTCCTACGGCGTGAAATATGCTTCCGCTTATTACGGCCCGTTCCGTGAAGCGGCACACTCAACGCCTCAATTCGGTGACCGCAAGACCTACCAGATGGACCCGGCGAATCGCATGGAAGCGCTTCGTGAAGCCTCGTCCGATGTCAATGAAGGCGCAGATTTCATGATCGTCAAACCGGCATTATCCTATCTTGATATCATCCGCGAAGTACGCGATAACTTCGATATCCCAATCGTCGCTTATAATGTATCGGGCGAATACGCGATGGTCAAAGCAGCCGCTCAAAACGGCTGGGTCGATGAAGAAAAAATCGTCCTTGAAACATTGCTCAGCATGAAACGTGCAGGAGCGGACATTCTGATGTCGTACCACGCAAAAGACGCGGTACGCTGGCTGGAGGGGAAATAA
- a CDS encoding uroporphyrinogen-III synthase gives MAREKGADVEYLPLIETVVRNTDAPDFSRYGWLIFTSRNSAEAFCKLHPETDAKIAAVGDKTAEMLEQHGYTVDFIPSTFSADVFVQEFPDIAGKERCLFVRGALAKDTILSMPLAIDEWTVYDTVKKRNNAQALARMSDVTIIFASPSAVAAYREAGGNFQGVQTAAIGHITERAIIEAGGEVHFRPETYTYLEIIQTIAKGRCSL, from the coding sequence TTGGCACGGGAAAAAGGCGCGGACGTGGAGTATCTGCCATTGATCGAAACAGTGGTGCGAAACACGGACGCGCCGGACTTCAGCCGCTACGGCTGGCTTATTTTCACGAGCCGCAACAGCGCAGAAGCTTTTTGCAAGCTGCATCCTGAAACCGATGCGAAAATAGCGGCTGTCGGCGATAAGACCGCTGAAATGCTGGAACAACACGGCTATACGGTCGACTTCATCCCATCAACGTTCAGTGCCGATGTCTTTGTCCAGGAATTCCCAGACATCGCCGGCAAGGAACGCTGTTTGTTTGTCCGGGGGGCACTCGCCAAAGACACGATTTTGTCGATGCCGCTCGCGATCGATGAATGGACCGTCTACGATACCGTCAAAAAGCGCAATAATGCACAAGCACTCGCCCGGATGTCCGATGTCACGATCATTTTCGCCAGCCCCTCAGCAGTTGCTGCTTACCGGGAAGCAGGCGGGAATTTCCAGGGTGTCCAGACAGCCGCCATCGGCCACATTACCGAACGGGCGATCATCGAAGCAGGGGGAGAAGTCCATTTCCGCCCTGAAACCTATACGTATCTAGAAATCATCCAGACAATAGCGAAAGGAAGATGCAGCTTATGA
- a CDS encoding AbrB family transcriptional regulator encodes MKRFLITLAIALGAGFLFSLTGLFLPWLLGPMAAFLILRQMTDMKFHWPKVFRTLGLLLLGIQIGAAFTQESVLLMAADLPYMFVMTVAVVAFSIGLGWLFQRMTRVSMSTALLGSMPGGLSQMVLIAEEVKSANVTVVSVMQTFRILLIVFTVPLFAGLLSGRSPGEMAEASFRFSPYAFGIALILGYVLYWIMKRISFPARELMAPVLAMAVVQTVTGSDLVDLPNLVIIIAQVLIGTHLGLSMEKLGDSMDGRIAGAVFLNTVLLIAFSAGIAYGLELVLPDYLFLDFFLSAAPGGMAEMTITALEAGAAVPLVTSFHLFRLFFILLVAAPLVTYYVKKLDAKSGY; translated from the coding sequence TTGAAACGTTTTCTTATAACCTTGGCCATCGCACTCGGAGCCGGCTTTTTGTTCAGCCTGACCGGCTTGTTCCTGCCGTGGCTATTGGGCCCGATGGCAGCTTTTCTCATTTTGCGCCAAATGACCGATATGAAGTTCCATTGGCCGAAAGTGTTCCGCACGCTCGGGTTGTTGCTGCTTGGCATCCAGATCGGCGCGGCATTCACCCAGGAATCGGTGTTGTTGATGGCGGCGGACCTGCCGTATATGTTCGTCATGACCGTTGCGGTCGTCGCGTTTTCCATCGGCCTTGGCTGGTTGTTCCAGCGCATGACGCGCGTGTCGATGTCGACGGCATTGCTCGGCTCGATGCCGGGCGGCTTGTCTCAGATGGTATTGATCGCTGAAGAAGTGAAATCCGCCAATGTGACGGTCGTATCGGTCATGCAGACCTTTCGTATCCTGCTCATCGTCTTCACTGTGCCACTCTTTGCGGGATTGCTGTCGGGACGGTCACCGGGAGAAATGGCGGAAGCGAGTTTCCGGTTCTCGCCTTATGCATTCGGCATCGCGCTCATCCTCGGCTACGTATTGTATTGGATCATGAAGCGCATTTCGTTCCCGGCCCGTGAATTGATGGCGCCTGTCCTTGCGATGGCGGTCGTCCAGACCGTGACCGGCAGCGATCTTGTCGACCTTCCGAACCTGGTCATCATCATCGCGCAAGTATTGATCGGCACGCATCTCGGCTTATCGATGGAAAAGCTCGGCGATTCGATGGACGGTCGGATTGCAGGTGCGGTTTTCCTCAATACGGTACTGCTCATCGCGTTTTCGGCAGGGATTGCTTACGGGCTCGAGCTGGTGTTGCCGGATTACCTCTTCCTGGACTTTTTCCTGAGTGCGGCTCCTGGCGGTATGGCAGAGATGACGATCACGGCGCTTGAAGCAGGGGCGGCCGTTCCGCTCGTGACGAGCTTCCATTTGTTCCGTTTGTTCTTCATCCTGCTCGTCGCGGCGCCACTCGTGACATACTACGTGAAAAAGCTTGACGCTAAATCAGGCTATTGA
- a CDS encoding cytochrome C assembly family protein, with the protein MADITMARLHEAMVILYAVSLVFYFVDYLYTTKKAIRIAMSFLGAVWLLQTVFLVLYIIETQRFPVLTLFEGIYFYAWLLVTLSLVLRIFYRFDFAVFLINIIGFIFMVIHTFAPVQIERSPVGEALVSELLFIHITFAILSYAAFSLSFVFSALHLILYRLLKQKKWTKQWSSLPSLGQTEQGMTISILVGIPLLFVSLVLGFQWAVVSLEEFSIMDVKIVGSFILLVVYSFILWRHRRGNLNGMNYAWAHLYAFLLLLLNFFFGSRLSEFHFWY; encoded by the coding sequence ATGGCTGATATAACAATGGCAAGGCTGCATGAAGCTATGGTTATACTATATGCTGTCAGCCTTGTCTTTTATTTTGTCGATTATTTATATACTACGAAAAAAGCCATCCGGATCGCCATGTCATTTCTTGGGGCCGTGTGGTTATTGCAGACCGTGTTCCTGGTGCTCTATATCATCGAGACGCAGCGTTTCCCGGTTCTGACTTTGTTTGAAGGCATTTATTTCTATGCGTGGCTGTTGGTTACGCTATCGCTGGTCCTGCGGATTTTCTACCGTTTCGACTTTGCGGTATTTTTGATCAATATCATCGGATTCATCTTTATGGTCATCCACACGTTTGCGCCGGTCCAGATCGAACGCTCGCCGGTGGGGGAAGCGTTGGTGTCGGAGCTGTTATTCATCCACATCACGTTCGCCATCCTGTCCTATGCGGCCTTTTCGCTATCGTTCGTCTTTTCCGCGCTGCATCTGATTTTGTATCGACTGTTGAAGCAGAAGAAATGGACGAAGCAATGGAGCAGCTTGCCGTCACTAGGGCAGACCGAACAGGGCATGACCATTTCCATCCTGGTCGGGATCCCGTTGCTGTTCGTCTCGCTCGTCCTCGGGTTCCAATGGGCCGTCGTATCGTTGGAGGAATTTTCCATAATGGATGTGAAGATCGTGGGTTCGTTCATCCTGCTGGTCGTTTATAGTTTTATTCTATGGCGTCACCGGCGGGGGAACTTGAATGGCATGAATTATGCCTGGGCCCACCTGTATGCATTTTTGTTATTGCTGCTTAATTTCTTTTTTGGCAGCCGTTTATCGGAATTTCATTTTTGGTATTAA
- the hemC gene encoding hydroxymethylbilane synthase, with protein MRKIIVGSRRSKLALTQTNQFIEKMKAAGAPFEFEIKEIVTKGDRILDVQLSKVGGKGLFVKEIEQALYAKEIDFAVHSMKDMPAVLPEGFVIGCIPEREDPRDAFIANDHVKLMDLPVGAVVGTSSLRRSSQLLLLRPDLDVQWIRGNIDTRLAKLHSGDFDAIILAAAGLKRMGWGDDIVTEFMDTEDCLPAIGQGALAIECREDDEELLAELAKVNDKETELAVTAERKFLKDMNGSCQVPIAGYATVAGEEVSFTGLISSPEGDQVYKESAAGTDPVEAGRIVAEKISAQGGYDLIQRVIAESNV; from the coding sequence TTGAGAAAAATCATTGTAGGGTCAAGAAGAAGCAAGCTTGCGTTGACGCAAACCAATCAATTCATCGAGAAAATGAAAGCGGCAGGTGCGCCGTTTGAATTCGAGATCAAGGAAATCGTCACGAAAGGCGACCGCATCCTGGATGTGCAATTGTCGAAAGTGGGAGGCAAAGGGCTTTTCGTCAAGGAAATCGAACAGGCGCTTTATGCCAAGGAAATCGATTTCGCCGTCCACAGCATGAAAGACATGCCGGCCGTTCTTCCGGAAGGGTTCGTCATCGGCTGCATCCCGGAGCGCGAGGACCCACGGGATGCGTTCATTGCCAACGATCACGTGAAATTGATGGACTTGCCGGTCGGCGCTGTCGTCGGCACAAGCAGCTTGCGCCGGAGCTCACAACTTCTTTTGTTGCGCCCGGACCTTGACGTCCAGTGGATCCGCGGAAACATCGACACGCGTCTTGCAAAACTCCATTCAGGCGATTTCGATGCCATCATCCTGGCGGCCGCCGGATTGAAGCGCATGGGCTGGGGCGATGACATCGTCACGGAATTCATGGATACAGAAGATTGCCTGCCGGCGATCGGCCAAGGCGCACTTGCGATCGAATGCCGTGAAGACGACGAAGAGCTTCTTGCGGAACTGGCAAAAGTGAACGATAAGGAAACTGAACTGGCTGTCACGGCGGAACGCAAATTCCTCAAAGACATGAACGGCAGCTGCCAAGTGCCGATCGCAGGCTACGCAACGGTTGCGGGCGAGGAAGTGTCTTTCACCGGTCTCATCTCCTCACCTGAAGGCGACCAAGTGTATAAAGAGTCAGCTGCGGGTACGGACCCGGTTGAAGCGGGCCGCATCGTGGCTGAGAAGATCAGTGCCCAAGGCGGCTACGATCTGATCCAGCGCGTCATCGCCGAAAGCAATGTGTAA